The DNA region ATCCGCTTTAGTGACGGCCGCGTCCGCAGCGTTGAAGTGAACGCACAACGTACGCCACCATCGCAGTTGGTTTGGTGAACCATGCGCACGCTCGACAAAAAGCTCCTTCGCGATGTCTGGCGCATGCGCCTGCACGCGGCAGGTGTGGCGCTCGTTCTCGGCTGCGGCCTCTCGGTTCTGGTGATGGCCGTCGGCATGCGCGGCTCGATGGAACGCACGCGCACGGCTTATTATGCCGAGCGGCACATGGCGGACATCGCCGTATCGCTCGTGCGCGCCCCCGAACGCATTGCACAGCGCTTGGCCGATGCGCCGGGCGTGCAGGCGGTGGAAACGCGCGTGAGCGGCATAGCGCTGTTGGATCTGGCCGGCGTGGACGAGCCGCCGTCAGCGCGCTTGGTCTCGCTGCCGCGCGACGGCCGGCCCCGCGTCAATGATCTCACTCTGACGCGCGGCCGATGGCCCGATCCCGCGCGCGCTGATGAAATCCTGCTCAGTCAGGCGTTCGCGGACGCCAATCACATTGAACCGGGCGATCGGCTCGCAGCGACGATGTATGGTCGCCGGCAAAATCTGCTTGTCGTCGGCGTCGCTAACTCACCGGAGTTTGTGTTCGTTGCGGCGCCTGGTGAATTGTTTCGTCAGGCGGACCGCTTCGGCGTGATCTGGATGGGTCGAGAAGCATTGGCGCGCGCGTATGATCTTGATGGCGCCTTCAACGATGCCGTGTTCACGCTTGGGCGCAATGCGAACCCCGCCGAGACCATCGCCGCGATCGACCGCATTCTTGAGCCTTACGGCTCCACCGGCGCCTACGGCCGTGACCGCATGCTTTCGGACAGGTTCTTGAGCGAGGAATTGCGCCAGCTCTCGACTATGGCGGCGTTCATCCCGGCGCTCTTTCTCATCACCGCGGCGTTCCTGGTTAACATCGCGCTTGGCCGCGTGATTGCCACGGAGCGCTCCAACATCGGTTTGCTAAAGGCGTTCGGCTATTCCAATGCAGCTGTCGCTTGGCACTATGCTAAAAGCGCGCTCATCTTCGCGGCCATCGGCGCATTCCTAGGCTCGGCCGCTGGCATCGCCTTAGGCCGCGCCGTCGCCGACATTTATCGCGATTATTACCATTTCCCGCGCCTCGACTTCGCGGCGTCGCCCGCAAGCTTCATCGGCGCATGGGCGGCAGGTTTTGCCGCGGCATTGGCGGGATGTCTGGGTTCAGTGCTGCGCGCCGCGCGTCTCGCGCCAGCCGCTGCTTTGACGCCGCCCCGCCCAACGGCCTTCTTTGCTGCTAGCAGCGGCCTTGCCGATTTTGCAGCGAAGCTCGATGCGAAATCACGTATCATCATGCGGCGGATCGTACGTTTCCCGCGCCGCGCCGGCACGACGGCGCTCGGCGTCGCCTTCGCCATCGCACTGCTCGTCGTCGCCCGCACCTTCCCAGCGGAGATGGATTATCTGCTCGACGTGAATTTCGGCGTCGCCAACCGCCAGGACGTCACACTGACTTTCGCCGAAGCCCGCGATCAGGGCGTGTTGCATCATGTCGAACGCCTTCCCGGCGTGCTCTACGCGGAACCCTTCCGCATCGACGACATCATCTTCCGGCACAACGGTCGCACGGTTCACGAAGCCGTCTTCGGCGTGTCACAGATCGCGCGCTTGAGTCGTGTCGTCGGCGCCAATCAGGAGCCGCTTCCGCCGCCCGTCGCCGGCATCGCGCTCGCCCGCGCCCTGGCCGACAAACTGGATGCGCGCCCGGGTGATGAAATCCGCATCGAACAAACGCGCGGCCAACGCCTTGCAGCCGAGGTACGCGTGAGCGCGATCGTAGAGCCCATGATCGGATCGTCCGCCTATATGGAGCTTGGCGCGCTCTCACGTCTCTTGCACGAGCCAGGACGCATCAGCGGCGCGCACCTGATGATGGACGCCACACAATTCGAGGCGTTCAATCATGCGATCAAGCGCATCCCCGCCATCGCGGGCGCCAGCTATATCGGTCAAGCTGAAGCCACGATGCGACGCGAGTTCGAGGAAGGCGTCGGCGTCATGAATTACATCTATGCCGCATTTGCCGCGATCATGGCCGGCGGCGTCGCCTTCTCAGCCGCGCGTATCACGCTTGCCGAGCAGGAACGCGATCTCGCTACCCTCCGCGTCCTAGGCTTCACGCGAACCGAGGTGTCTTACATTCTGATTGGCGAGCTTATGGCGTTGGCGCTTTTGGCCGTGCCTGCGGGCATAGCGTTCGGCACGCTCCTCGCGATCTGGCTCATGCAGCTTTTCCAGACCGACATGTACGCCTTCCCGTTCGTCTTCAATCCGAGCGGCTATGCATTCGCGATTGGCTTTACGCTTGCTTGTGTCGCGGCGGCGGCGTTCGTGGTGCGGACAGGGATCGATAAGCTTGATATGATCGGCGTTCTCAAGGCCAGGGATTAGACATGCGCCTGCCTTCACCCAGCGAACTGATGACGCTCGTACGTGAGCGCATCCCGACGAAGCCTCCCAAGCTCGCGCGGGCGCAATGGATCTGGATCGGCGCCGGCGCCGCTCTGGCGCTGCTACTGGTTTGGCTGGCGTGGCCGCGCGCGCAAGCGGTTGACGTCGCCGTGGTTGATCGCGGGCCCGTCCGCACCGAGGTGGTGGACGAAGGCCGCACGCGCATTCACGACGTCTTTGTGATCAGCGCGCCAGTCAGCGGCGAACTCCAGCGTGTGGAATTGGAGCCTGGTGATATGGTCGAGCCACGCCAGATCGTCGCCACCATTTCACCTGCAGATCCGGCGTTGCTGGATGCGCGCGTCGCGGCGGAGGCCAATGCTGGGGTCAACGCAGCGCAGGCGGCGCTGGATGCAGCGCAAGCTGAGTATCGTCTCGCGCAAAACGATCTCGAACGAATAGCGGCGCTTCACGCCCGCGACTTCGCCTCCCAGGCCGCCCTTGACGCAGCCGATGCGTCGGCAAGCGCCGCGCGGGCAAACGTCAACGCCAGGCGCGCTGAGCTGGTGCGCGCCCGCGCAGCCGCGAACTCGAGTTCGTCACGCGCCCGGCGCGCGACACCAATTTTCAGCCCAGCCGCAGGGCGCGTGCTGCGTGTTCTGCAGGAAAGCGAGACCATCGCCCTCGCCGGTTCACCGCTCATCGAGATCGGTGATCCGGCGCAAATCGAGATCGTGGCGGAATTCTTGTCGCAAGACGCCGTACGCATGCAGGCGGGCGCCGCAGCGCAAATTGAGAATTGGGGCGGCGATACGCCTATCGCGGCGCGCGTGTTCCGCATTGAGCCTTACGCACGCACGAAGATTTCCGCCCTCGGCGTGGAAGAGCAGCGCGTGAATGTCATCCTCCATCTTCAAGCGCCGGACCAAGCGCTATCGCTCGGCCACGGCTTTCGCGTTGATGCGCGCGTGGTGATCGCCGAACAGACCGACGCTCTGCGCGTGCCGACGGACGCGCTTGTGCGCGACGGGCGCGGCTGGGCGGTGTTCGTCTTTGAAGGTGGGCGCGCCCGCTTGACGCCCATAAATGTCGGCGCGGGCGGCCAAGATTACCGCGCCGTCACGCAAGGACTTGAGCCCGGCCAGCGCGTGGTGCTGTTTCCGGGTGACAATCTGGCTGACGGCGCGCGTATTCGCACTGCGCGCTAAAGTCTGGGCACATGGCTTGATCGGGCGCAAAGTAAGATCGGCGCCGGCGTGAACACTGCGACCCGAGAGGAGTATCGTGATGAGCCAGGCCGTTATCGATTTCTGCGAAGGTTTGAAATCCACACTGCTGACTTTGGAGGACCGCCTCGCCAAGGCAAAAAGCCACCTCGAAGTCGGCGCCACTGGCGCCAGCGCCGAAGCTAAAAAGCACCTTGAAGAAGCGAGCGAGCAATTGGCGCGCTTCAAGACCCACGCTGGTCTAATGGCTCAAGCCATCCGCGCCGATCTGCCGAACCAGACGGCGATCGCGCAGGAGAAGCTGAAGGAATTCGGCCAAGAGGCGCAGGTCGCGCTGCGGCACGCCGTGGTCTTCTTGGCTGAAAACACGGCTGAGGCGCTGCAGGTTGGCGCCAAGTCCGCGCAGCGCGTGGCCGAACATCTCAAGCACGACACGGCTGTGACTGCGATCGAAGACCAGGCGAAACCACCGGCGTGACAGCGAGGCCAAGCCTCACAGTCGATGTCGCCGATGTGACATACGACCATCGGCTGGAACCTCA from Vitreimonas flagellata includes:
- a CDS encoding ABC transporter permease — protein: MRTLDKKLLRDVWRMRLHAAGVALVLGCGLSVLVMAVGMRGSMERTRTAYYAERHMADIAVSLVRAPERIAQRLADAPGVQAVETRVSGIALLDLAGVDEPPSARLVSLPRDGRPRVNDLTLTRGRWPDPARADEILLSQAFADANHIEPGDRLAATMYGRRQNLLVVGVANSPEFVFVAAPGELFRQADRFGVIWMGREALARAYDLDGAFNDAVFTLGRNANPAETIAAIDRILEPYGSTGAYGRDRMLSDRFLSEELRQLSTMAAFIPALFLITAAFLVNIALGRVIATERSNIGLLKAFGYSNAAVAWHYAKSALIFAAIGAFLGSAAGIALGRAVADIYRDYYHFPRLDFAASPASFIGAWAAGFAAALAGCLGSVLRAARLAPAAALTPPRPTAFFAASSGLADFAAKLDAKSRIIMRRIVRFPRRAGTTALGVAFAIALLVVARTFPAEMDYLLDVNFGVANRQDVTLTFAEARDQGVLHHVERLPGVLYAEPFRIDDIIFRHNGRTVHEAVFGVSQIARLSRVVGANQEPLPPPVAGIALARALADKLDARPGDEIRIEQTRGQRLAAEVRVSAIVEPMIGSSAYMELGALSRLLHEPGRISGAHLMMDATQFEAFNHAIKRIPAIAGASYIGQAEATMRREFEEGVGVMNYIYAAFAAIMAGGVAFSAARITLAEQERDLATLRVLGFTRTEVSYILIGELMALALLAVPAGIAFGTLLAIWLMQLFQTDMYAFPFVFNPSGYAFAIGFTLACVAAAAFVVRTGIDKLDMIGVLKARD
- a CDS encoding efflux RND transporter periplasmic adaptor subunit — translated: MRLPSPSELMTLVRERIPTKPPKLARAQWIWIGAGAALALLLVWLAWPRAQAVDVAVVDRGPVRTEVVDEGRTRIHDVFVISAPVSGELQRVELEPGDMVEPRQIVATISPADPALLDARVAAEANAGVNAAQAALDAAQAEYRLAQNDLERIAALHARDFASQAALDAADASASAARANVNARRAELVRARAAANSSSSRARRATPIFSPAAGRVLRVLQESETIALAGSPLIEIGDPAQIEIVAEFLSQDAVRMQAGAAAQIENWGGDTPIAARVFRIEPYARTKISALGVEEQRVNVILHLQAPDQALSLGHGFRVDARVVIAEQTDALRVPTDALVRDGRGWAVFVFEGGRARLTPINVGAGGQDYRAVTQGLEPGQRVVLFPGDNLADGARIRTAR